In Onthophagus taurus isolate NC chromosome 6, IU_Otau_3.0, whole genome shotgun sequence, a genomic segment contains:
- the LOC111424888 gene encoding general transcription factor II-I repeat domain-containing protein 2-like, with protein sequence MSGRKKRKLEDENRQFKNNWEDDYFFLQVKNNAVCLVCRETITAKTYNIRRHYEKHTELSVLSGGERKAKLHLLKANLKSQQNVFQKQNQQSNDIVSTSLKISQIIAKKMKPFSDGEYIKECLIAAAEDISPEKVHIYKQISLSHQTVARRVDDISNEISLNLNEHTKQFVYYSLALDETTDIKDTSQLAIFIRGVDNKLKVTEELLDLVSLKDTTTGKDIKDAVLKCAEDRQLDLKKLIGITTDGAPSMIGKIIGAVTLICKHIESLGQNTSFLDLFICHCFLHIENLCAQSLNMSHVMSVVINIINKIKNNSLKHRQFQEYLRELESEYCDLIYYAKIRWLSRGKCLLRFWNLREEIRIFMNENGEDVPQLYDEKWLLDLCFLIDITTKLNELNQNLQGENKLITNCYQDIKTFIAKLKYFQNQLKSNNATHFPHLNDFEMENKPISEYSHNIKDLLEEFEKRFAYLEKFEQMFNIFNCPFNIDVNSAPGYLQLELIDLQSNSEMKLRFEDINIVDFYGKYIQEDKFPNLKKLAMCIVAANGTTYL encoded by the coding sequence ATGTCGGGtaggaagaaaagaaaactagaagatgaaaacagacaatttaaaaataattgggaAGATGACTACTTTTTCTTGCAAGTAAAAAATAATGCTGTGTGCTTAGTTTGTCGTGAAACGATTACTGCTAAAACTTATAACATACGAAGACATTATGAAAAACATACGGAACTTTCTGTACTTTCTGGTGGTGAACGCAAGGCCAAATTACACTTACTTAAAGCTAACTTAAAGTCTCAACAAAATgtgtttcaaaaacaaaatcaacaatcAAACGACATTGTCAGtacaagtttaaaaatttctcaaattattgctaaaaaaatgaaaccttTCTCGGATGGAGAATACATCAAAGAATGTTTAATTGCTGCAGCTGAAGATATTAGCCCGGAAAAAGttcatatttataaacaaataagtcTGTCTCATCAAACTGTTGCACGTAgagttgatgatatttccaatGAAATTTCCCTAAACCTCAATGAACATACCAAACAATTTGTGTACTACTCATTAGCTTTGGATGAAACAACCGATATCAAGGATACATCACAACTTGCTATATTTATTCGCGGAGTTGATAATAAGCTGAAAGTAACAGAAGAACTCCTTGATCTTGTGAGTCTGAAGGATACAACAACGGGCAAAGATATTAAAGATGCTGTTCTAAAATGCGCGGAAGATCGacaattagatttaaaaaaacttattggTATTACAACCGATGGAGCACCATCAATGATAGGAAAAATCATAGGAGCAGTTACTTTAATTTGCAAACATATTGAAAGCTTGGGACAAAATACAtcatttttggatttatttatttgtcatTGTTTTTTACATATAGAAAATCTATGTGCTCAGTCATTAAATATGTCTCACGTGATGTCAGttgtcattaatattattaacaaaataaaaaataattcattaaaacaCCGCCAGTTTCAAGAATACCTTCGCGAACTGGAGTCCGAGTACTGTGACCTAATATATTACGCCAAAATACGATGGTTGAGTCgtggaaaatgtttattaagattttggAACCTCAGGGAAGAAATTAGAATTTTCATGAATGAGAACGGCGAAGACGTTCCACAATTATACGATGAAAAATGGTTGTTGGATTTGTGTTTCTTAATAGATATCAcaactaaattaaatgaacTAAATCAGAATCTTCAaggagaaaataaattaattacgaaTTGCTATCAAGACATAAAGACATTCAttgctaaattaaaatattttcaaaatcaactGAAATCGAATAATGCCACACATTTCCCTCACTTAAATGATTTCGAAATGGAAAATAAACCCATTTCCGAATATTCGcataatattaaagatttgcttgaggaatttgaaaaaagattTGCCTACctagaaaaatttgaacaaatgttcaatatttttaattgtccaTTTAATATTGATGTGAATTCAGCTCCAGGTTATTTACAACTGGAACTTATCGATCTGCAGTCCAACtcagaaatgaaattaaggttTGAGGACATCAATATAGTCGACTTTTATGGAAAATATATCCAGGAAGATAAATTtcctaatttgaaaaaattagcTATGTGTATTGTGGCAGCAAACGGCACAACATATCTCTGA
- the LOC111424804 gene encoding uncharacterized protein gives MIAIVIIFLFTYPHTLHSYSSGSYNNECIYVPLIKNFDIERAMGTWFIQEVGDEDESNKECLLYDYTIKRNKRSPSVIVANYYHQQIRDSKAHNIKLIQVGNTSEYTINWNGKIRSGWTVGTDYDSWCVAYLCFPDDPNKGILYIGTRKMKPSKKSMESAHLLIKHLGFNTNKNYLKPVHHSNCNFTRN, from the exons atgattgcAATAGTCATTATCTTTCTATTCACCTACCCTCATACATTACATTCATATTCAAGTGGAAGCTATAATAATGAATGTATTTATGttcctttaattaaaaattttgatattgaaagg gCAATGGGAACGTGGTTCATTCAAGAAGTGGGAGATGAGGATGAAAGCAACAAAGAATGTTTGCTTTATGACTATACtattaagagaaataaacgGTCACCATCGGTCATTGTTGcaaattattatcatcaacAAATAAGAGACTCAAAAGCTCATAACATCAAATTGATTCAAGTCGGAAATACTTCAGAGTATACGATTAATTGGAATGGAa aaataagatCTGGTTGGACCGTTGGAACTGATTATGATTCATGGTGTGTTGCTTATCTTTGTTTTCCTGATGACCCAAATAAAG GTATTTTGTATATTGGAACACGAAAAATGAAACCAAGTAAAAAGAGTATGGAAAGTGCTCATCTTCTAATCAAACATCTTGGATTTAATacgaacaaaaattatttaaaaccagTCCATCACTCTAATTGTAACtttacaagaaattaa
- the LOC111424803 gene encoding adenylate kinase isoenzyme 1-like has product MGPPGCGKTTVATLLSRCSDFKLVKISHMIKEEVESGDKWRAKTIMSFTQGFRRLCPNEIVLNLLKEVFYTTCNDSVGYILDGFPIDLDQAKQFEFEITKVFMIIYPTLSLNSFVMRYRPQMTEAELEEAKEKHIERSKLCQNVYRHYEQKTLKCNSLHPIDSILNELVLDLDRYFGYKFRFISDTTKTSNTRNVHYEMRCSASSSPLAQCNIRE; this is encoded by the coding sequence ATGGGTCCACCTGGATGCGGAAAAACGACCGTTGCCACCCTCCTTTCGCGATGTAGTGACTTTAAATTAGTAAAAATATCACATATGATTAAAGAAGAGGTCGAATCTGGAGATAAATGGCGCGCAAAAACGATTATGAGCTTCACCCAAGGATTTAGAAGATTATGTCCAAACGAAATAGTACTCAATTTactaaaagaagttttttacACAACATGCAACGATTCCGTCGGATACATCCTCGATGGTTTTCCCATTGATTTGGACCAAGCTAAACAATTTGAATTCGAAATCACTAAAGTATTTATGATCATTTATCCAACTTTATCTTTAAATTCGTTCGTGATGCGATATCGCCCTCAAATGACCGAAGCGGAACTCGAAGAAGCTAAAGAGAAACATATTGAGCGCAGCAAATTGTGTCAAAACGTGTATAGGCATTACgaacaaaaaactttaaagtgtaaCTCTTTACATCCGATTGATTCTATTTTAAACGAACTCGTTTTAGATTTAGATCGATACTTTGGatataaatttagatttatttctGATACGACTAAGACATCAAACACGCGAAATGTTCACTATGAAATGCGATGTTCAGCGTCGTCGTCTCCTCTCGCCCAATGTAACATTCGTGAATAA
- the LOC111424760 gene encoding uncharacterized protein, translating to MLCAPIKLTNRTLRPGELDANKYKSKLLNEKLYLKSNYYHSYTFRWDRSKKFIGTPTNTNYSLAVNNISLPENVPAFNTGSSLQKWSNKRPRLKSSNNAYPRKEISSNDDTTSEETFNVATLIQRFSQEVEAEQNDDKIQQELLKVEEEEIDPDILRLISISQSSSEQDEDHSRSQKKKHKKKEKKTKTIRFSLSKPPSPQTVQVIRVDVTSNYSWEEENADSNCKEQSKDCSKGCGKRIKSGLAARKGTLKKQFSIHDDDVDLLCKKLSLI from the exons atGTTGTGCGCACCAATTAAGTTAACAAATCGAACTTTAAGACCCGGAGAACTTGAcgcaaataaatataaatcgaaattgttaaatgaaaagctttatttaaaaagcaaTTATTACCACAG TTACACATTTAGATGGGAtcgatcaaaaaaatttataggaACCCCAACAAACACGAATTACTCTTTAGCAGTAAATAACATTTCCCTCCCAGAAAATGTACCAGCTTTTAACACAGGCTCATCATTACAAAAATGGTCTAATAAACGCCCAAGATTAAAATCTTCGAACAACGCATATCCCCGCAAAGAAATATCTTCAAACGACGATACAACATCGGAGGAAACTTTTAATGTAGCCACTTTAATACAGAGATTCTCTCAAGAAGTTGAAGCGGAGCAAAACGACGATAAAATCCAACAAGAactattaaaagttgaagaGGAAGAAATCGACCCTGATATTCTACGATTAATTTCGATATCTCAAAGTTCGTCCGAACAAGATGAAGATCATAGTCGAagtcaaaaaaagaaacataaaaagaaGGAGAAGAAGACAAAAACAATTAGATTTTCATTATCTAAGCCGCCGAGTCCTCAAACGGTTCAAGTGATTAGAGTTGATGTTACATCGAATTATTCTTGGGAGGAGGAAAATGCGGATTCAAATTGTAAAGAACAAAGCAAAGATTGCAGTAAAGGTTGTGggaaaagaattaaaagtggaTTAGCTGCGAGAAAAGGTACcctcaaaaaacaattttctataCATGATGATGATGTAGATTTGTTATGCAAAAAGTTGAGCTTGATTTAA